From Spirosoma agri, one genomic window encodes:
- a CDS encoding sigma-54-dependent transcriptional regulator → MLLIIDDDIAIQTSLSLLFRKEGFTVRVADGPFDTFEILRVETPDVILLDMNFSVDTSGDDGLRLLRRIREQLPAVPVILITGWGSIDLAVEGMKAGAKDFITKPWQNDYLVQSVRTAMNLAQSEPVSLDRQKLDQQFSFDNIVGEDPNLLSVLKTIGRVAPTDAPVLITGESGTGKELIAEAVHQNSPRQRQPFVKVNLGGISSTLFESELFGHIRGAFTDARTDRIGRFELATKGSIFLDEIGDLDPASQVKLLRVLQDRTFEPLGSSKSRTVDVRVICATNRNLEEMVSKGLFREDLLYRINLITVRLPALRERPNDIPRLATFFVNNLKTLYGRPGLHISKEAMSWLRTLSLPGNIRQLKNVVERTVLLAHNDALTVTDFEQNLTPTVTTVPRGPLPQVGAMTLEEMEYQMIQQAMAFHNNRVTKVARALGITRFALYRRLEKFGIPYTSEE, encoded by the coding sequence ATGCTGTTAATCATCGACGACGATATCGCTATTCAAACCTCCCTTTCCTTACTATTCCGGAAAGAAGGGTTTACGGTGCGCGTTGCTGACGGACCATTCGACACGTTCGAGATTCTACGCGTCGAAACGCCGGACGTAATTTTGCTGGACATGAATTTTTCGGTCGATACGTCCGGTGATGATGGGCTGCGGCTATTACGCCGGATTCGGGAGCAGTTGCCAGCGGTGCCGGTTATCCTGATTACGGGCTGGGGAAGCATTGATCTTGCCGTGGAAGGTATGAAAGCGGGGGCTAAAGACTTCATCACAAAGCCCTGGCAGAACGACTACCTCGTGCAATCGGTTCGTACGGCCATGAACCTCGCCCAGTCAGAACCCGTATCGCTCGACCGGCAGAAACTTGACCAGCAATTTTCGTTCGATAACATCGTCGGAGAAGACCCAAATCTACTCAGCGTTCTGAAAACAATTGGCCGCGTTGCGCCGACCGATGCCCCGGTGCTAATCACGGGCGAGAGCGGAACGGGTAAGGAACTCATCGCCGAAGCCGTTCACCAAAACAGCCCGCGTCAACGCCAGCCGTTCGTCAAGGTCAACTTGGGCGGTATCTCATCTACGTTGTTTGAAAGCGAACTGTTTGGCCACATCCGGGGTGCGTTCACCGATGCCCGAACCGACCGGATCGGACGGTTTGAACTGGCTACTAAGGGCAGCATATTTCTGGACGAAATCGGCGACCTCGATCCGGCCAGCCAAGTAAAACTACTGCGGGTGTTGCAGGATCGAACGTTTGAGCCGCTGGGAAGCAGCAAAAGCCGAACGGTTGACGTACGCGTGATTTGTGCCACCAACCGGAATCTGGAAGAAATGGTCAGTAAGGGGCTGTTTCGGGAAGATTTGCTGTATCGTATCAACCTCATCACGGTTCGGCTACCGGCGTTGCGCGAACGACCGAACGACATTCCGCGACTGGCTACGTTTTTTGTCAACAACTTAAAAACGCTGTATGGCCGGCCCGGTCTGCACATCAGCAAAGAAGCCATGAGCTGGCTCAGAACGCTGTCGTTGCCGGGAAATATTCGTCAGTTAAAAAACGTAGTTGAACGAACGGTCCTGTTAGCCCACAACGACGCATTGACCGTTACCGACTTTGAGCAGAACCTAACGCCAACTGTCACGACAGTCCCGCGCGGACCGCTACCGCAGGTGGGTGCCATGACGCTCGAAGAAATGGAATACCAGATGATTCAACAGGCAATGGCTTTCCATAACAACCGGGTTACCAAAGTTGCCAGAGCGTTGGGTATCACGCGTTTTGCACTCTACCGCCGATTGGAGAAATTTGGCATTCCTTACACCTCCGAGGAATGA
- a CDS encoding ABC transporter permease: MLKHLFTLIWNKKKAHALLIVEIWASFLVLFGLATLIVVNVQNYTEPIGFTYENVWAIGLKNNQDTVALREKLQRVTQRLKSYPDVVSVSRMSSNFPFSANSMNNGVEYNKRKALSDLYATDENFANTLGIAVTEGHWYRSADSVGKYSPIVINQKLKEKLFENENPLGKIIDKRFKVVGVVNTFKAKGEFMSDKPALFELFKPDATWNDTVLIKVKPGTDAVFEAKLVKEIAAMLTGWNVEVDYLTDSRKNQHNLVLVPIIIALIICSFLLINVALGLFGVLNLSIAKRRGEIGLRRALGATGSGISTQFIGEIWVLATFALLIGLLFAAQFPLMNVFDLKAGTYVTAIILAMLIIYGIVTLCALFPSRQAAGIQPATALHEE; this comes from the coding sequence ATGCTAAAACATCTGTTTACCCTGATCTGGAACAAGAAAAAAGCACACGCGCTACTAATCGTCGAGATCTGGGCCTCGTTCCTGGTGCTTTTCGGATTGGCGACGCTCATTGTTGTGAACGTCCAAAATTATACGGAACCGATCGGCTTTACGTATGAGAACGTCTGGGCCATAGGGCTTAAAAATAACCAGGACACTGTTGCCCTCCGCGAAAAACTCCAGCGGGTTACACAACGACTAAAGTCCTACCCGGACGTGGTTTCGGTATCGCGCATGAGCAGTAACTTTCCCTTCTCGGCCAACTCCATGAACAATGGTGTCGAGTACAACAAACGGAAGGCACTATCGGATCTTTACGCAACCGACGAGAACTTTGCCAACACGCTCGGCATCGCCGTAACCGAAGGCCACTGGTATCGGAGCGCGGACAGTGTTGGTAAATATAGCCCGATTGTCATCAATCAGAAATTGAAGGAGAAACTGTTCGAGAATGAAAATCCATTGGGAAAAATCATCGATAAGCGATTTAAAGTGGTTGGCGTTGTCAATACCTTCAAAGCCAAAGGCGAATTCATGTCCGACAAACCCGCCTTGTTCGAGTTGTTCAAGCCTGATGCGACCTGGAACGATACGGTCCTTATTAAGGTGAAGCCGGGCACCGATGCCGTCTTTGAAGCCAAACTGGTCAAGGAAATTGCGGCCATGCTGACCGGCTGGAACGTGGAAGTCGACTACCTGACCGATTCGCGAAAAAACCAGCATAACCTCGTTCTTGTCCCGATCATCATCGCCCTGATCATTTGTAGTTTCCTGCTGATCAACGTAGCCCTCGGTTTGTTCGGGGTGTTGAACCTAAGCATTGCCAAACGTCGGGGCGAAATTGGCTTACGACGGGCCTTGGGGGCTACCGGTAGCGGAATCTCAACGCAATTCATCGGCGAGATATGGGTTTTGGCTACCTTCGCCTTGTTGATCGGGCTATTATTTGCCGCTCAGTTTCCGTTGATGAATGTATTCGACCTCAAAGCGGGCACCTACGTAACGGCCATTATCCTCGCAATGCTTATCATCTACGGCATTGTCACCCTTTGTGCCTTGTTCCCAAGTCGACAGGCGGCAGGCATTCAGCCGGCGACGGCATTACACGAAGAGTAG
- a CDS encoding ABC transporter permease: MLTNYIKIAWKVLLRHPFYTFITLFGISLTLTVLMVLTSFLDHLIGSHYPETKRDRMLYVMLMVQRDSAKTGRSSGPMSFKFLTNYAKTLKTPERVTIFSAFNSSNAYVGSQKIKLTTKFTDADFWQVMDFNFLEGKPYNQQNITNGDHVAVITDEFRKHYFSDETESVIGKDIDIENIHYKVIGVIKGSPVTRPVTYADIYFPYTTPKSNYQRDGMRGGFMSILLAKDKSDLPAINNEFQSRISQIPLPGIENGYKYATLEAKSDPYAENFVGQILDGNAGMKAIFFGVIGFVLFMLMGLPAINLVNVNVSRIMERASEIGIRKAFGAPVKTLVWQFIVENIFITLIGGSIALGLSLIVIYLINSSGIIAYADLTINLTVFLVSVLVCLLFGLLSGVLPALRMSKLNIAEALKST, from the coding sequence ATGCTGACAAACTACATAAAAATCGCCTGGAAGGTATTGCTCCGACACCCATTTTATACCTTCATTACGCTCTTCGGCATCAGCCTGACGTTGACTGTCCTGATGGTGCTGACCTCGTTCCTTGACCACCTGATCGGGAGTCATTATCCTGAAACTAAGCGGGATCGAATGCTTTACGTCATGCTGATGGTTCAGCGCGACTCGGCCAAAACCGGCAGAAGCTCAGGACCGATGAGTTTCAAGTTTCTGACGAACTACGCCAAAACGTTGAAAACACCCGAGCGGGTGACTATTTTTTCTGCCTTTAATAGCTCCAATGCGTATGTGGGTTCGCAGAAAATTAAATTGACTACCAAATTTACTGATGCTGATTTCTGGCAGGTTATGGACTTCAATTTTCTGGAAGGTAAACCCTACAACCAACAAAACATTACCAACGGTGATCACGTAGCAGTCATTACGGACGAGTTCAGGAAGCACTATTTTTCCGACGAGACAGAATCGGTTATTGGCAAAGACATTGATATCGAAAACATTCACTACAAGGTGATTGGCGTCATAAAAGGCAGTCCTGTTACCCGACCGGTCACCTACGCCGATATTTATTTTCCGTATACGACGCCTAAAAGTAATTACCAGCGGGATGGTATGCGGGGCGGTTTCATGAGCATTCTGCTCGCTAAGGATAAATCGGACCTGCCAGCCATAAACAACGAATTTCAGAGCCGAATCAGCCAGATTCCATTACCGGGGATCGAAAATGGGTATAAGTATGCTACCCTGGAAGCAAAATCAGACCCTTATGCGGAGAACTTCGTCGGGCAGATTCTGGATGGTAATGCGGGGATGAAGGCCATCTTTTTCGGAGTCATTGGCTTTGTGCTGTTCATGCTGATGGGGTTGCCGGCCATTAACCTTGTCAACGTCAATGTCAGTCGTATTATGGAACGAGCTTCCGAAATTGGTATCCGGAAAGCGTTCGGAGCACCCGTAAAAACGCTGGTCTGGCAGTTTATTGTCGAGAACATTTTCATTACGCTCATCGGCGGTTCCATTGCCCTCGGCTTAAGCCTGATTGTCATTTACCTGATTAACAGCAGTGGTATAATTGCCTATGCTGACCTGACGATCAATTTGACGGTGTTTCTGGTCAGTGTGCTGGTTTGCCTGCTGTTCGGGTTACTATCCGGTGTATTACCCGCCCTCCGCATGTCGAAACTGAACATCGCCGAAGCCCTAAAATCAACGTAG
- a CDS encoding ABC transporter ATP-binding protein: MITLKNIEKVYRTSSIETLALTNINLDIRPGEFISIMGPSGCGKSTLMNLMGLLDAPSQGNVEIGGQAVTHYRDKELAQLRNQKIGFIFQSFHLINDLSVLDNVEIPLLYRKGDSTGLSRRELAKQALERVGLSNRMKHFPNQLSGGQKQRVAIARAIVGRPDIILADEPTGNLDSAMGNEIMAILQQLNADGSTIVMVTHDESMAKKTHRLVRLFDGSMVGDSVLQTV, from the coding sequence ATGATCACACTCAAAAACATCGAAAAGGTCTACCGGACCAGCAGCATCGAAACACTGGCGCTGACAAACATTAACCTCGACATCCGACCCGGCGAATTTATCTCGATCATGGGTCCGAGCGGTTGTGGCAAATCAACACTGATGAACCTGATGGGGTTACTGGATGCGCCCAGCCAGGGAAATGTCGAAATTGGCGGACAGGCCGTGACGCATTACCGCGACAAGGAACTGGCGCAGCTTCGCAATCAGAAGATTGGCTTTATTTTCCAGAGCTTTCACCTAATCAACGACTTATCAGTACTCGATAACGTCGAAATCCCGCTGCTCTACCGCAAAGGGGACTCAACTGGCCTATCACGGCGGGAGCTGGCCAAACAAGCCCTCGAACGAGTCGGCCTGAGCAACCGCATGAAACATTTTCCCAATCAGCTGTCGGGTGGACAAAAGCAGCGGGTCGCCATTGCACGCGCCATTGTGGGACGCCCGGACATTATTCTGGCCGATGAGCCAACCGGTAACCTCGACAGCGCCATGGGCAATGAGATCATGGCGATCCTTCAGCAACTTAATGCCGATGGCAGCACGATTGTGATGGTGACCCACGATGAATCGATGGCCAAAAAGACCCATCGGCTTGTGCGGCTTTTCGATGGATCAATGGTTGGTGATTCGGTACTTCAAACGGTTTAA
- a CDS encoding TolC family protein translates to MIRWSIGLFCLAITHVTVAQTQKLTLSDVIQVAREQSIAGKQAATLKKTNYWKYRTFLADFKPQLSLDGSLPSFTRSFVQVTQPDGTIAFQPVSNNNSILNLSLSQNIALTGGSIYVQHQLQRFDNFLNNSTLYNGIPFAFGLTQPLFRFNQMKWDRRTEPLRYAESNQQYIEALEQVALDATGLYFDLLVAQVNLQIAETNRANNDTLFKIAGHKLELGKISQNDLLQLQLSVLNAQKDLASARQTAEVASLKLRSYLNARTNGQGQQQQFDLVVPTQLSAFSIDISQALAEAFANRSDAIGFSRKLLEADRDVDKARKENGLNASLNAAFGLSNRGNRPSDVYNRPQDREFVEIQFVLPIMTWGRAQARTETARANQQLTVQTVEQAKRTFEQQIYTQVTLLDMLRQQVKLTAEADQIAQNRYQIAQDRFKLSDLSVTDLGIATQDKDRARRDAILALRDYWQAFYTIRLLTLYDFETNQKINY, encoded by the coding sequence ATGATCCGCTGGAGTATAGGTTTATTTTGCCTGGCAATAACGCATGTAACCGTGGCTCAAACCCAAAAACTCACCCTTAGCGACGTGATACAAGTGGCTCGTGAGCAGTCGATTGCGGGGAAACAGGCGGCTACGCTGAAGAAAACCAATTACTGGAAATACCGGACGTTTCTGGCCGACTTTAAACCGCAACTCAGTCTCGATGGCTCCTTGCCCAGCTTTACCCGTTCATTCGTTCAGGTAACGCAGCCCGATGGCACGATTGCCTTTCAACCCGTATCGAACAACAACTCGATTCTGAACCTATCCCTGAGTCAGAACATTGCGTTGACCGGTGGTTCTATTTATGTCCAGCATCAACTACAACGATTCGATAACTTCCTGAATAATAGCACACTATACAATGGCATTCCCTTCGCCTTCGGATTGACGCAGCCTCTATTCCGGTTTAATCAGATGAAATGGGATCGCCGAACCGAGCCATTGCGTTACGCCGAGAGTAATCAGCAGTACATCGAAGCGCTCGAACAGGTTGCTTTGGATGCGACAGGTCTGTATTTCGATTTGCTGGTCGCGCAGGTGAATTTACAAATCGCCGAAACGAACCGCGCCAACAACGATACACTTTTTAAAATAGCGGGGCATAAACTGGAACTAGGAAAAATCTCGCAGAACGACCTGTTGCAGTTGCAACTGAGCGTTTTGAACGCCCAGAAGGATCTGGCCTCCGCCCGTCAAACCGCCGAGGTAGCCTCCCTTAAACTTCGGTCCTACCTGAATGCCCGCACGAACGGGCAGGGTCAACAGCAGCAATTCGATTTAGTCGTGCCTACGCAACTCAGCGCGTTTTCGATAGACATTAGTCAGGCATTGGCCGAAGCGTTTGCCAACCGATCCGACGCCATTGGTTTCAGCCGGAAATTACTGGAAGCCGACCGCGACGTTGATAAGGCCCGCAAAGAGAATGGGCTGAACGCATCCCTCAACGCAGCTTTTGGCTTATCGAATCGGGGCAATCGACCGAGCGACGTATACAACCGCCCACAGGATCGAGAATTTGTAGAAATTCAGTTCGTGCTGCCGATTATGACCTGGGGTCGTGCGCAGGCCCGTACGGAAACGGCTCGTGCTAACCAGCAACTGACGGTGCAAACGGTAGAACAAGCGAAGCGGACGTTTGAGCAGCAGATTTATACCCAGGTAACATTACTGGACATGCTTCGCCAGCAGGTTAAACTGACCGCCGAAGCGGACCAGATTGCCCAAAATCGCTATCAGATTGCGCAGGATCGCTTTAAGCTCAGCGACCTGAGTGTTACTGACCTCGGTATTGCAACCCAAGACAAAGACCGCGCCCGTCGCGACGCGATCCTGGCCCTGCGCGATTACTGGCAGGCCTTTTATACGATTCGGCTACTGACTTTGTACGATTTTGAAACGAACCAGAAAATAAACTATTAA
- a CDS encoding efflux RND transporter periplasmic adaptor subunit has product MDRELAPELVARTRRKSWLLGVAVLVSLAAGTFWFKNVLKTSVEASTIRSSVAQTGYVENTLNATGEVIPAYEQIITSPIRASIRRVLLTPGTRVRPGQPILELDKSLTQIEYDKIADQLALKQNGIDQLRLKLNKNLYDADVNDQIKSLTINKLKAELNDAKRLLKVGGQTPDDVTRAENLLEIAQLEKKQLENDLTYNRQSMSASLKESELQAQIEATNLKVLSHRLRQADILTDRAGVLTWVNEHIGSAVNEGEMLARLADLGSFRIEGSCADVYAEQVKVGLPVIVKVNETSLRGQITQIKPAVQNGVVQFAVDLDDNHHPSLRPNQKVEVFIVTNRVAQAVRVANGPAFKGKRKQFVYVMTSPTLATRREVQVGLSNFDWVEIKSGLQPGERVILTDLSTYEHLEQLTITPTKP; this is encoded by the coding sequence ATGGATCGCGAATTAGCTCCCGAACTTGTTGCCCGAACCCGACGAAAAAGCTGGCTACTTGGTGTTGCCGTTCTTGTCAGTCTGGCCGCGGGTACCTTCTGGTTTAAGAATGTGCTGAAAACGTCGGTCGAAGCCAGTACGATCCGATCGTCAGTAGCGCAGACCGGTTACGTAGAAAATACGCTGAATGCTACGGGTGAAGTTATTCCGGCTTACGAGCAGATCATTACCAGTCCGATCCGGGCCAGTATTCGCCGGGTACTGCTCACACCAGGCACCCGCGTTCGACCCGGCCAGCCCATTCTCGAACTCGATAAGTCACTGACGCAGATCGAATACGATAAAATTGCCGATCAACTCGCGCTCAAACAAAATGGCATTGATCAGCTTCGGTTGAAACTGAACAAAAACCTGTACGATGCGGACGTAAACGATCAGATTAAATCGCTGACGATCAACAAACTCAAAGCCGAACTTAATGATGCCAAACGACTGCTGAAAGTGGGAGGCCAAACACCCGATGATGTTACCCGCGCGGAGAACCTGCTGGAAATCGCCCAACTGGAGAAAAAACAACTGGAAAACGATCTGACCTACAACCGGCAGTCGATGAGCGCCAGCCTAAAGGAATCGGAACTCCAGGCTCAGATCGAAGCGACCAATCTCAAGGTGTTGTCCCACCGACTCAGGCAGGCCGACATCCTGACCGACCGGGCGGGCGTACTGACGTGGGTAAACGAGCACATCGGCTCAGCGGTGAACGAAGGGGAAATGCTGGCCCGTCTGGCCGATCTGGGTAGTTTTCGGATTGAAGGGTCGTGCGCTGATGTCTATGCCGAGCAAGTAAAAGTGGGACTTCCGGTCATTGTAAAGGTAAATGAAACCTCATTACGTGGTCAAATTACCCAGATAAAACCAGCGGTGCAAAATGGCGTCGTGCAGTTCGCAGTGGATCTGGACGATAACCATCACCCTTCGCTTCGGCCTAACCAGAAAGTGGAAGTATTCATCGTCACAAACCGGGTTGCGCAGGCGGTTCGGGTCGCGAATGGCCCTGCTTTCAAGGGTAAACGTAAGCAATTTGTTTACGTTATGACCAGCCCGACGCTAGCCACCCGACGCGAGGTACAGGTAGGTTTGTCTAATTTCGATTGGGTTGAGATCAAGAGCGGGTTGCAGCCGGGCGAGCGCGTTATCCTGACCGACCTAAGCACGTATGAACACCTCGAACAGTTAACCATTACGCCTACCAAGCCCTGA